The sequence atgtacTAAAAGAAAAGATTACTTACTAAAATACCGATGAAAGCATTTTATTAAGgatattttaattcatatatttttatacatttaaattttagtCTACGGGGGATATAACCATTTTAATCctcatttttgtaaaaacaaaagcttcataatattttgtatttaacgTTTATATTTTCGTTCTTGTAAACATCCATGCTATATGAATAGTTACAATAcgtaataaaacaattttgcTTAGaagtttataaatattcttgCGTCTTCCAAATagtagaatatatatatatttttattactaaagAATAACTCCATTTTTTGacacatttttaatttccttaATTTCAGATATGTAGTATACtagcatattttttatcatgtaTTGCAGCGTTATTTCACTTTGTGAGCAGGTAACACATGCTCCTTCCAATTGCACATAAACTACGCCTAAAGGTTAcaaagtttttaaaaaattttcagtaAAAAGGTAATAAACATGTGGAAGCACATATTACtcgattttattttaaaaaatattcacatGCAGATAAACATACATGAATACAAAGACACATGAACACCTAAGCAaatgtaaatacatatatgcaaaaaaaaaaggagcgTGTAATATTGTACCATTATCTACGTcgaaacaaataaattttatatctcCGCCATCATTTACAATTATTGGACGAACTCTTTTCTCtattaacaattttatgCTACTTATAATTTCCATGATATCTTCGCttgtttcatattttttttcactttttatcTTTTGTAATATAGAAATGATATTTTGCTCATTGGAGGAACTGTTGTctgaatttttttgaaatatatcaataaaattatttatttcattcatATAATTGACATAATCGGTATTTTTTGTCGTACAAAAAGACATAGGATTTATTCTTTTAGTTACCAGACATTTATTTAAAGCATTCATATGAGTTGAGAAATGAacaaatgtttttttataaatgtttaatgTTATCTTCCTCCTGAGATATAATCGTTTACAgcaagatatatttttaaaatgaatcattttttttttgtagggCTAAAATGAGgaataattatgaatatgtaaaaatgtcTTCTAgtaagacaaaaaaaaaaaaaaaaaaaatagctatttttattttaattcaattcattttattccatttaaatttatttcattttatatggAACTACTTTATTTCATCTTATTtcatatcattttatttttttcttatttaatttgAAGCTTGAAAAATGCAAACGCTTTCAACATTAAAGCAAATAAGGGATtcagaataattttaataattttttttttattagtaaaacttaataatatttaggAGAATCGcagttttttaataaatagagagaattttttttttttttaacatatacacaataattttttattggtGAAACAATTTGTTTACGgcgtataaatatatacatacacttaAGTAAATGAAGCAAAATTACGATGTTTCCATACGAACCAAGTAAAATTGAACTACCACCAAATGAATGGGATAAACTAATTGAAGAGAGAATAAATGaactaaaaaagaaatacaattcatataaaaaggTATGGAATATGTCATTAATATTTcgaaaattaataaaacattttaaagtTAACAACAAATATACTTGCTATATGCGtgcatacaaaaaaatattaaatcagtaaaactttttatatactgCGTAAAGAAAACGtgaataaaaagtaattcCAATTGCTATAATTGTGAGGGCGAAAAAGCTTTATGATTTGTAACGTGCCTATTAATATacatgaatttatatatatatatataatgttttttttacacGATGGTAGATATCATTtctttttgaataatatatatatatataatacatataaaacattttttaattattgtaTAGTTAATGTGCCCTGactacaattatatatatgtgaattattattattttttttgtttttttccttttccatacgtcttaaataaaacattttggAACCTTAGCTaattaattacatttttacataCGTTTTCGTGATACGCCATGCGATGCTCTGTTTTGCTTCATactgttttttattattttattttattttattttattttttttgtttttttttttttaattttcttaagCTGATTTCATGCcttctacatatatacacattgtATAGGTTGAAAGCTACGACAATAAAAACGAAAACGGAAATGATCGAAAAATAACAAGCTTTTATGAACTTGGTACAATTCTGtgcttattatatatatatatatatatatatatatatatggttaTAAAAACACGTAAAACACTCAGTCCGGATTTAATATTAAACCACTAgcaacaattttattttcttcagaTAAAATGAAACGAGATAAGGGAGAAATGCTAAAAGAGAGGAAATcataaatattgaaaaaaggattattatcaaaagaaataaaataatttaattcagTTCTGAAGAATTGTGTGGACATCAAacagttattatttttgttattactattattattatcactgTTACTGTTAACTTCTATTTCGATAATACCTGTATCATGGCTACGTAGgcactttttattttcaatcCGTTcgtaaaatgtattattttttttaacataatttttcgtGTTACAAATATCTGCTAAGCATTTGTTATCACAGTCAAAaactaaattattattttgtgtaTCTTCAGAATTTATTGaggaatttttatttttataaacataataaacaTTTCTAATTGTTATACTATGTGAAAAAGTTAAAGAGTACAGGAGATATTGTCGTCCTATTATTAGTGGAATACGTAtatcattcatttttattaatgctTTCATTTTGTTGCAAGTAAAAATAGTATTCATAATACATGAAGA comes from Plasmodium malariae genome assembly, chromosome: 7 and encodes:
- the NFU1 gene encoding NifU-like protein, putative, encoding MIHFKNISCCKRLYLRRKITLNIYKKTFVHFSTHMNALNKCLVTKRINPMSFCTTKNTDYVNYMNEINNFIDIFQKNSDNSSSNEQNIISILQKIKSEKKYETSEDIMEIISSIKLLIEKRVRPIIVNDGGDIKFICFDVDNGVVYVQLEGACVTCSQSEITLQYMIKNMLVYYISEIKEIKNVSKNGVIL